The Macadamia integrifolia cultivar HAES 741 unplaced genomic scaffold, SCU_Mint_v3 scaffold3130, whole genome shotgun sequence DNA segment ATCAGGTCGAGTACCTTGGGCATCAGGATGCTTGGGGTATTCActgtagttttcttctctccagAGGAGGAGGCAAAGCCTTCCCCCTTAGACTCTGCCTGGCCAACCTCAGGGACTTCAGCACCCGAGGGGCCCACACCCAGAGTGCCTGCTGTCGCGGCACTTGGTGGCTGAGCTGAGGCAGCCGAGCCAGCTCCAACCTTGGTCAGGACGGTCTCAGGCGAGACCACCTCCACAGACTCAGAGCCCGAGCTGCCGTTAGAACCAGAGCTGTCGTTAGAGCCCTAACTGCTGGAAGTATCATCACTAGAGGACAAAGGATTGGGAATGGGGCTCTTAGGGTGATTTTCCCCAAGCCTCATGGTCGTCAAGGGAGTCTGGTTGGGCGAGTCCGGATCACGCTCAGATGCCATATTGGGATCTCTGGGGCTAGTGCTAGGGTATGCAGAGGGCTGAGCAGAGGATCGACGAGTCACAACCATTATCGTACTTACTTGTTGTAGGACGAACTGGTAAGGACAAGCGAGAAGGAGCACTGTTCACGACACCGGGCTGCTCTGAAATTCTATGAAAGTCCGCGCTGATGATAGGAGCGAGCTAAGCTGACCTTATCACGAGATTGAACGACAAGACTTTTGGAAAAAACGtaccctatttataggagaaggcGGTGGAGAATAAATGGCTGGATCTCGTTGGAATCAACGATGAACAAGAGTGGTCTCTTCGCCTGCCCGAGGTGAAATAACGGCTCCGAGACACATGGCACATCGATCTCATTTCACGCTGAGCGGACGGTGCAAGATCGAAAAAAGTCAATGAAATTTAATACTTTAGTTGTCCGAGCCAAAccgctagagcggggggctagTGATGAGGGTAATTCTCCCTAACCACGACACTGGCAAGGAGcgtcctgaccaatgctacACTGGTACCTTACTTGgttgtgctaccacctcggccttccattcggccgtgctactacctcggccctccatcagtctgagctgccacctcggccctctatcaggccatactgccaccttggcccccatcaggccatgcttcTACCTTGGCCCCCTATCACGCCGTGTTGCTACCTCAGTACTCCATCAGCTCGAGATGCCACCTCAGCCTTTCATctggccatgctgccacctcggcccagCGTCAATAACAAGGTTCCCAGAAATGTGCtttcatccactcctacattcgaggaacgtaatccctattcacaAGGACAAGaatctatccactacacgtcaccagAGACATCTATCTCTCGCACAGTTGACATCTccaagataagaggggaatatttccTTGGAATACCCTAGGACCCAGAATGTTCCCAGAATcatagagccactcccctcaaggactcaaTGCCTAAACAGGATTCTTCACAAATGTCTCAcattctccctccatcagcagcctatcggtaagcctccatcatggggatcgatcacttcttttactgaaaaaggtcttttgagcatctgttgtggaaagatctgacttaggcattggagagtccctGTCGgttcagcccggctctcccctgtcctcTCTTTTGTGCAGGTCGGCTAGAgaaccaggaactgcagggaagatcatttAGTCAATTTTCGTCGCATcaagtagttttgtaaacccaaacctgatttttgatatttttgttaactgaaactttggatgggtagttttgtaaactcatacctaattttgggtatttttattaaccaaaactttttatgggtaattttgtaaagggaaacccaaaagcgggtaatcatataattttctcaaaataaaaagtaccagtaatttaagaaaataaaagagtagaaaaaaaatggtaaaattgtcaagtgaaagattttcCATTTCGTGTTTTTACATAATAGTAGTATAGTATagtattatataatataatagtatgatatgatattctttttatcaaaaaaaaaaaatcttttaggttatcaggggaaaaaaaatcttattttaagGCCCGGTAAAGGAGCGTTGTTGGAAGGTACAACTAGAGCGGTCCTTGTTAATGAAATTTTAGTCGGATTGTATCTCTTTGGGCTCTAATATAATACCCCACGACCCACGTTCCCTACCCATAAATTTGTtgagttgttttattttttcgtaAAGAAATTTGTTCGGAGTCGAACTAGTTGGTGGGCTACATGTACGGTGGCATAGAGGTGGGTTTTCAGATCCATTAGGAGAAATATATGACCATGGACCTCAAGTCCAAATCCAAATaagttttttcttcaactctttcTTATCTTTGCTGTAGCTTCGGGTCCAATTAGGTTTGTAGGCTTAAGCCCATTATCTCTATCTCTCGCTCACCATCTCTGCCGCTGCAAAACCCTAGATCTCGTTCGGAGAGCTCTGAAGCTTCCGAGCTCTCTGTCTACTGATCTGTCTTTTATTCTGTGCATTTCCTGTGGAAACTTCGGTGAAAGTGAGAACTCTAGCGCCTTCTCTGTTCattatttcttcccttttacGGATTGTGATGATATGGTTTTACTGTTCATGTTTTGAACATAGATTATCTGTTTGTTCGGTTCTTGATTATCTTGGGTTGGATTTCGTTTTAGTCTGTTTGTGATTATATGTTTGTTTGATCTGATTTTGTTGAGTAGTTTTCACTATAAACATCTGGAAAGAGACGATTATAACGTCTCTCTGTTATATTGGTAGAAACATCGGATCTTCGAAGCCCTAATTGCTAGTAACTGTGAGCGGCCGTGTGGGTTTCGTTGATTTGAACTTGGTTCGGTATTGGAATTCGTGGAAAGCCAATGTCGATGAGCTGTTCCAAGTTTCAACCATAACCGGACTTGGTAGCCCTAATTGCTAGTAACCGTATGTGGCCGTGTGTGTCTAGCCGGACCAATGACGATGAGCTGTTCAAAGTTCCAACCGCACTAGCCAATGTCAGAGATATGGGCCGTTCTCCTTTCAAGCCCAGATAAGTCATGGGGTGGGCCTCATTTATGATATCACAGCATGGCCTTGGGTTGCATGTCTGGGGAAGCATGTGGTAAtttttaccccccaaaaaaaatcaatatttgtgGTAAATCATTAGCCGtaataatttgattttaaatgaaTTGTGTGTCTGGACAGTGGATCTTGATAAAAGAATACCCCCAAAAAAGGATTCATGGAGTTACTGCTTATAGACCTTCACTGTGAAGTTCAGTGTATTGGTTGGATATCTGATAAAGATAAGACATATTCAAATGTGTAACAGGAAGCCCAGAAGTGTGGTactcatggttctaagtattggtattggattggcTGTATCGTTATGATACCTGATTAATCGATTTTAATTGGTTACAagtatcgtttcaggggtaaaaccgtaaaaaaaaagtgtttttttttataagtaagGACTAAGGACAAAAGTGATTGATCCACACCAAACGGATACGATCGATCCataccaatctaataccaaTAGCAACGAAATCCTGCAACTATTAGAACTATGACTTTACAGCTGCCTTGTGTGGTGACTGCCCTGAACCCACCCATTCACTGATTCTAGTACAGTAGCAGCTATTAATACTActagatttttctttccttttctttttttttttttttttttttttttttttttttttgggggggtgggggtgggggtggggggaggtgTGAATATCCCTCTTTTATGTGGCTTTGCAACCTTAAGCTTGAATGCAAAATGGTTTAGATATTATGTCGTTGGTTCCATGACTTCTCGTTATTATAGTTTCTTCATTATCTTTATGTTTGGTTCATTTTATATGGTTGCACAAATGGGAAAATGCTGTTGTTCTACCTGGcttagaaaatacaaaaattttcTTGGCTGTAAAATAATTTTGCCTCAAAATAATTCGTCTTTTTAACTGGTTGTGTTTTTTGACAGAAAGTCACTTTCTGAAGCAAATTTACTTTTGGTTGGTCCCTTGGTTTCTATCATTTTGACTGTCAGCTTTCCTGACAGATTTTGTGGGGAAATGAAAATCCTTTCCAAAAACATGAGTTGTGCAGAAAATCAGTTTTGTTTCCTTTACTTGTACTCACCCTTGTTGTGGCCCTGTGGTTCCTGGATTCTTTTCTGCAATCTTTTTTAACCAAATGAAGCCCTACTATGACTAACCACAGTTTAATGATAAGAATGTAATGGTAGAAACTATGGTTAGAAGTGGACATCGGGCAACCCTTTCTATGTATGATGTTAACAAAACTATCCTCACACGGTATCACCTTTGAGTGCATCTTGACAATTCTGCACACAGAATTAGAACAACCCTTTTAAACACTGGAGCTGCTCTGGGTATCCTCTGAAACCGGATTTCAGTCGAGTCAAGGGGTGCTAGAGAACAAAGGGTGTTATCCGTGGACTTATCTTTGTTAGTGTTGCCAGATGATTTGACCATCTTGCTGTTAGAATTCTCTTTTCTGGAATATAGAAGTATTTCATCAACCCATTTCTTCATAGAAAATTCAGTAGGCAACCTGCGTTTGTGTTAATTACTTGTCCTTGTGAATCTATTAGATAATAGAATTATAACTCTGAATTTCTGATTGTGTCCTGGTATAAGTATATCGTGGATGATCTGAGTACTTTGAAACATGGATTTATCAGTTGATCTTTCTAATGCTATGTGTTTTCCTTGACAAGGTTAGTCTTCAAGATGTCAGCCAATGGTGATAATACTGAGCCAGCTAGTGCAGAAACACAGCCTAACAACAGGCGCAGGAGGAAGAAGTCCATAGTATGGGAACACTTTACAATTGAACCTGTGGGTAATGGATGTACCAGGGCTTGCTGTATGCAGTGCAAGCAGACATTTGCATATAGtactgggtcaaaactggcaggTACCAGCCACCTCAAACGGCACATAGCCTTGGGGACCTGTCTAGCAACCCGCCGTAACCAGGAGAAGAATCAACTGAGCCCATTTTCCAAATCTGCGAGTGCCACAGATCCTCCCCTTAAAAGGCGTAGAGCGAGTCCTGGTTcgccattttttccttttgatcaGGACCTCTGTCGCCAGGAGATTGCTAAGATGATCATCGCGCATGAGTACCCACTTCACATAGTAGAACATCCAGGCTTTGTAGCTTTTGTGCAGAATCTTCAACCTCGGTTTAATATGGTAAGCTTCAGCACAGTCCAAGGAGATTGTGTGGCCATTTATTTAAGGGAGAAACAAAGCCTTCAAAATGTTCTGGGAGGATTGCCTGGACGCGTCAGCGTTGCTTTAGACTTTTGGACTTCAAATCAAAACCTTGGCTATGTTTTGGTAAGGGGACAGTATATTGACGCAGACTGGAAGTTGCATCGGCTAATAGTTAATGTTGTTATGGTACCAAATCTAGACTCTGGCCATGCCTTAACTCAAGCTTTAGTGTCTTTTCTTTCTGATTGGAATTTGGAGAGCAAGTTATTTACTATCACTGTTGATCACCGCTTCTCAAATGATGAAGCAACTGGAGATCTCAGAGGTTTTATCTCTGTCGAAAACCCTCTTATGCTTAATGGCCAGTTATTGATAGGGCATTGTTATGCCCATGTTTTAAGCAGCCTTGCACAAGATGCACTGGCAGCTGTGCGTGAAACTGTCAACAAAGTCCGTTCAAGTGTTAAGTTTGTGATGACATCAGAGACTCATGAAGAAAAATTTGTTGAGCTTAAACAACAACTTCAGGTCCCTAGCAAAAAGACCCTATTTCTCGATGATGAAACGAAATGGAACACCACATATCTCATGCTGGTCATTGCCTtagagttgaaggaagtgtTTTCTTGCTTGGATACTTCAGATCCAGAATACAAGGAACCTCCCTCGATGGATGACTGGATACAGGTTGAAGCTCTGTGCACATACTTGAAGCTTCTATATGATGCAGCTAGCATCTTAATGACTACAAGATACCCAACTGCCAATATGTTCTTCCATGAGGTGTGGAAAATCCATTTGGAGCTGACACACGCAGCTGTGAATCAGGATCCCTTGATCAGCAATCTTGCCAGACCAATGCAAGAGAAGTTCGATAAATATTGGAAGGACAGTAGCCTCGTCTTAGCTGTTGCTGTTGTTATGGATCCACGGTTCAAAATGAAGCTTGTGGAGTTCAGCTTCTCAAAGATATATGGGGATGATGCCAGCACATACATCAAGATTATAGATGAGGGGATTCATGAACTTTTCCTGGAATATGTAGCACAACCACTTCCGCTTACACCGACTTATGTGGATCATGGGATTCCCAGCAGCCCCAAGAGGGAGACATCACCAGGCGCATTTCTTGCCTCTGCCGATGGGCTCCTGGATTTTGATGTCTACATCTCTGAGATATCTGCAAGCCAACAGTCAA contains these protein-coding regions:
- the LOC122067795 gene encoding zinc finger BED domain-containing protein RICESLEEPER 2-like → MSANGDNTEPASAETQPNNRRRRKKSIVWEHFTIEPVGNGCTRACCMQCKQTFAYSTGSKLAGTSHLKRHIALGTCLATRRNQEKNQLSPFSKSASATDPPLKRRRASPGSPFFPFDQDLCRQEIAKMIIAHEYPLHIVEHPGFVAFVQNLQPRFNMVSFSTVQGDCVAIYLREKQSLQNVLGGLPGRVSVALDFWTSNQNLGYVLVRGQYIDADWKLHRLIVNVVMVPNLDSGHALTQALVSFLSDWNLESKLFTITVDHRFSNDEATGDLRGFISVENPLMLNGQLLIGHCYAHVLSSLAQDALAAVRETVNKVRSSVKFVMTSETHEEKFVELKQQLQVPSKKTLFLDDETKWNTTYLMLVIALELKEVFSCLDTSDPEYKEPPSMDDWIQVEALCTYLKLLYDAASILMTTRYPTANMFFHEVWKIHLELTHAAVNQDPLISNLARPMQEKFDKYWKDSSLVLAVAVVMDPRFKMKLVEFSFSKIYGDDASTYIKIIDEGIHELFLEYVAQPLPLTPTYVDHGIPSSPKRETSPGAFLASADGLLDFDVYISEISASQQSKSELDQYLEESLVPRTQEFDILSWWKLNTLKYPTLSKMARDILSIPVSTVGTDAVFDVRHTVLDSYRASLRHETLEALICAKDWLQFGSMEISNAIVKMEYF